A genomic window from Symmachiella macrocystis includes:
- a CDS encoding AraC family transcriptional regulator, whose translation MERQGWCERHRLNMLHLSKSLRHYHLGPLSESRLMPKTLPLIDASILKPVVSWLDQNGAITERYLDLNHIPGEVIESGGWISKRQVYSFLADVVHRERCDEIGFAAFMDFQLDDLGSMGHAIRTTGTVSDALGTFSRLAARAFEGNQFWIEHNGNEAWLCNRILDDVPSEGRAIGQHASVMILAGLLRSVADKKYRPQRIRLQAKQARSLNKVQGFEDCQAAFECTENAIAFPAKFLSRKTIGSWRSKVQQASHEEVDQSTSFVRSLHRLIESRFGYSHPPSLELASEITGVNVRTLKRRLFDGGTTYRELLDRIRFDRASEMLLGSCTSVSEISVELGYSAPANFVRAFKRMSGYTPSEFRSDQEIE comes from the coding sequence ATGGAACGGCAAGGGTGGTGTGAGAGACATCGACTCAATATGTTACACTTGAGTAAGTCACTTCGCCATTATCATTTGGGGCCACTTTCCGAGTCGCGTCTTATGCCGAAAACCCTTCCACTCATTGACGCAAGTATTCTCAAACCCGTTGTCTCTTGGCTTGATCAGAACGGTGCGATCACTGAACGTTATTTGGATCTGAATCATATACCTGGCGAAGTCATTGAATCCGGTGGCTGGATCAGTAAGCGACAAGTTTATAGCTTCCTTGCGGACGTGGTTCACCGGGAGCGATGTGATGAAATCGGCTTCGCTGCTTTTATGGATTTCCAACTCGACGATCTCGGTTCCATGGGACACGCTATTCGCACGACTGGAACTGTGAGCGATGCTCTGGGCACTTTTTCGCGTCTCGCTGCCCGTGCGTTTGAAGGCAACCAGTTCTGGATAGAGCACAACGGCAATGAAGCGTGGCTGTGTAACCGCATTCTTGACGATGTCCCTAGCGAAGGTCGCGCTATCGGCCAGCACGCGTCGGTGATGATCTTGGCCGGGCTACTGCGATCGGTTGCCGACAAAAAATACCGCCCACAGCGAATCCGGTTGCAAGCCAAGCAGGCTCGTTCCCTAAACAAGGTGCAGGGTTTCGAAGACTGCCAAGCTGCATTCGAATGCACTGAAAACGCCATCGCGTTCCCGGCGAAATTTCTCAGCCGCAAAACCATTGGCTCGTGGCGGTCAAAAGTACAGCAGGCGAGTCACGAGGAAGTCGATCAGTCGACGAGCTTCGTTAGATCGCTCCACCGGCTCATCGAGTCGCGATTTGGATACTCACATCCGCCTTCGCTCGAATTGGCCTCGGAAATCACCGGAGTAAATGTCAGGACGCTTAAGCGGCGCCTGTTTGACGGTGGGACCACCTACCGAGAACTTCTTGACCGCATTCGATTTGATCGAGCATCTGAAATGCTGTTGGGTTCCTGCACATCCGTCAGTGAGATTTCCGTCGAACTCGGCTATTCAGCCCCAGCAAACTTTGTCCGTGCCTTCAAACGGATGTCCGGCTATACACCTTCGGAATTCCGAAGTGATCAGGAGATTGAATAA